The following are from one region of the Candidatus Aminicenantes bacterium genome:
- a CDS encoding glycoside hydrolase family 3 protein, giving the protein MSRSQPATLREKIGQMLLIGFRGLEADEHSPIARDIRAGRIGGVVLFDRDLALETADRNIRSPQQLKTLVESLQSRADTPLLIAIDQEGGHVARLKEKAGFPATVSAQALGRMDNTELTLECSERTAVAMAACGINLNFAPLVDLNVNPQNPIIGKYERSFGADADLVVRHALAVIEGHRRHRVACCLKHFPGHGSSRQDSHLGFTDVSDTWHESELLPYRELIAGGQAEAIMTAHIFNSQLDSEFPATLSKKTIYQLLRREMHYTGIVISDDMEMKAISAEYSREKVLELALNAGIDVVLMANNMVYDPDIASRTQETILGLIAAKRVSAARIERACRRVQAWKRSWLAMAEK; this is encoded by the coding sequence ATGAGCCGCAGCCAACCGGCAACCTTACGCGAAAAAATCGGCCAGATGCTGCTGATCGGTTTCCGCGGCCTTGAAGCTGACGAGCACTCGCCCATCGCCCGCGACATCCGCGCCGGCCGCATCGGCGGCGTGGTCCTGTTCGATCGCGACTTGGCCCTGGAAACGGCCGATCGCAATATCCGCTCGCCGCAACAGCTCAAGACCCTGGTCGAATCCCTGCAATCACGGGCAGACACTCCCCTATTGATCGCCATTGACCAGGAGGGCGGACATGTGGCCCGACTGAAAGAGAAAGCAGGCTTCCCGGCCACGGTATCGGCGCAAGCCCTGGGCCGGATGGATAATACGGAGCTGACTCTGGAATGCTCCGAGCGCACCGCCGTTGCCATGGCCGCCTGCGGCATCAACCTCAACTTCGCGCCGCTGGTCGATTTGAACGTCAACCCGCAAAACCCGATCATCGGCAAATACGAGCGCAGCTTCGGCGCCGATGCCGATCTGGTGGTCCGCCACGCGCTGGCCGTGATCGAAGGCCACCGCCGGCACCGCGTAGCCTGCTGCCTCAAGCATTTCCCCGGCCACGGCAGCTCGCGCCAGGATTCCCACCTGGGGTTCACCGACGTTAGCGACACCTGGCATGAAAGCGAGTTGCTGCCCTACCGGGAACTGATCGCCGGCGGCCAGGCCGAGGCGATCATGACCGCCCATATTTTCAACAGCCAGCTGGACAGCGAATTTCCGGCCACCCTTTCCAAGAAAACCATCTACCAGCTGCTGCGCCGGGAGATGCATTATACCGGCATCGTCATCTCCGACGACATGGAGATGAAGGCCATCAGCGCCGAATACAGTCGTGAAAAGGTCCTGGAACTGGCCTTGAACGCCGGCATCGATGTCGTTCTCATGGCCAACAACATGGTCTATGACCCGGACATCGCCAGCCGCACCCAGGAGACGATCCTGGGGCTGATCGCCGCCAAGCGCGTCAGCGCCGCGCGCATTGAGCGGGCCTGCCGCCGCGTCCAGGCCTGGAAACGATCCTGGCTGGCTATGGCCGAAAAATGA
- a CDS encoding type II toxin-antitoxin system RelE/ParE family toxin, with protein MQLLETAKFRKQRERLQGEKEKESLKKSILQILADPASGKKMNGELMPFHIYRCTVGGRPQRLIYQIAADSLVLFSFGPKHTAFKP; from the coding sequence ATGCAGCTGCTTGAAACAGCCAAGTTCAGGAAACAAAGGGAAAGGCTGCAGGGAGAGAAGGAAAAGGAGTCATTAAAAAAGTCCATCCTGCAGATCTTGGCCGATCCCGCCAGCGGGAAAAAAATGAACGGCGAGCTGATGCCTTTTCACATTTACCGTTGCACGGTTGGCGGCCGGCCGCAGCGGTTGATCTACCAAATCGCCGCCGACTCGCTGGTCCTTTTTTCGTTCGGTCCCAAGCATACCGCCTTCAAGCCCTGA
- the kbl gene encoding glycine C-acetyltransferase, producing the protein MAFNNDIRAIYKTELESIRSAGIFKEERIICSPQDSEIEVQFPAGSKQQHVINMCANNYLGLSSHPDVVEAARKGLDARGYGMSSVRFICGTQDIHKELEGKLTKFLGTEDTILFPSCMDANAGVFEAILNEQDVMISDRLVHASIVDGMRLCKAQQDTFKHSDMGHLEEKLQLHAAARVKLIITDGSFSMDGDLAKLDQIVALAEKYNALVFVDDSHASGFIGKTGRGTHEHCGVVGKIDIITTTLGKALGGASGGCVSGRRELVEMCRQKARPYLFSNTIPPVVVSGAIAVLDIIAKTTERRDKLERNTAFWRKGLTETGLIIKEGETPIVPVMLFNAKLSQDFAKELYQEGIYAVGFFFPVVAKGQARIRTQLSAAHEQHHLDKALAAFTKVGAKFGILHKSKQQIIDQFGM; encoded by the coding sequence CCATTTACAAGACCGAGCTGGAAAGCATCCGCAGCGCCGGCATATTCAAGGAAGAACGCATCATCTGCTCCCCGCAGGACTCGGAGATCGAGGTGCAGTTCCCGGCCGGCTCCAAGCAGCAGCACGTGATCAACATGTGCGCCAACAACTATCTCGGCCTCTCGTCCCACCCCGACGTGGTCGAGGCGGCTCGGAAAGGGCTGGATGCCCGCGGCTACGGCATGTCCTCGGTGCGCTTTATCTGCGGCACCCAGGACATCCACAAGGAGCTGGAGGGCAAGCTGACGAAATTCCTCGGCACCGAGGACACCATCCTGTTCCCCTCCTGCATGGACGCCAACGCCGGCGTCTTCGAGGCCATCCTCAACGAGCAGGACGTGATGATCTCCGACCGCCTGGTGCACGCCTCGATCGTCGACGGCATGCGCCTGTGCAAGGCCCAGCAGGACACCTTCAAGCACTCCGACATGGGCCACCTGGAGGAGAAGCTCCAGCTCCACGCCGCCGCCCGCGTCAAGCTGATCATCACCGACGGCTCCTTCTCCATGGACGGCGACCTGGCCAAGCTGGACCAGATCGTGGCCCTGGCCGAGAAATACAACGCCCTGGTATTCGTCGACGACTCGCACGCCAGCGGCTTCATCGGCAAGACCGGCCGCGGCACCCACGAGCATTGCGGCGTGGTCGGCAAGATCGACATCATCACCACCACCCTGGGCAAGGCCCTGGGCGGCGCTTCGGGCGGCTGCGTCTCCGGCCGGCGCGAGCTGGTGGAAATGTGCCGCCAGAAGGCACGGCCCTACCTCTTCTCCAACACCATCCCGCCGGTGGTCGTCTCCGGCGCCATCGCCGTCCTCGACATCATCGCCAAGACCACCGAGCGCCGCGACAAGCTGGAACGCAACACCGCTTTCTGGCGAAAGGGGCTGACCGAAACCGGGCTGATCATCAAGGAGGGCGAAACCCCGATCGTGCCGGTGATGCTTTTCAATGCCAAGTTGTCCCAGGATTTCGCCAAGGAGCTTTACCAGGAAGGCATCTACGCCGTGGGCTTTTTCTTCCCGGTCGTGGCCAAGGGGCAGGCGCGCATCCGCACCCAGCTCTCCGCCGCCCACGAGCAGCACCATCTTGACAAAGCCCTGGCCGCCTTCACCAAGGTCGGCGCCAAATTCGGCATCCTGCACAAGAGCAAGCAGCAGATCATCGATCAATTCGGCATGTAA